A stretch of the Haloplanus aerogenes genome encodes the following:
- a CDS encoding threonine aldolase family protein: MIDLRSDTVTRPSDAMRDAARDADVGDDVYGDDPTVNDLERRAAELVGCEAALFVPTGTMGNQIAARVHADAGTEAIVDREAHVVRWEVGGLARHASLQTRTVDAERGVPTPEQIHATCHAADLHRPGTGLLCLENTHNARGGVAVPVDRIRAAADAAHDHGVPVHLDGARLFNACVALDADPAEMVAPVDSVLFCLSKGLGAPVGSMLAGSEKFVAEARRMRKLHGGGMRQAGIIAAPGLLALKNRDRLAVDHENAERLAAGLDALDGVSAPTPETNIVVADVSGTDRDAAGFVDACTDRDVGAVPVGDATVRFCTHLDVGREDVDRALERIEAAVYSSGST; the protein is encoded by the coding sequence ATGATCGACCTCCGATCCGACACTGTTACCCGCCCCTCCGACGCGATGCGTGACGCCGCCCGCGACGCCGATGTGGGTGACGACGTGTACGGCGACGACCCGACGGTGAACGATCTCGAACGCCGTGCGGCCGAACTCGTCGGCTGTGAGGCCGCGCTGTTCGTCCCGACGGGGACGATGGGGAACCAGATCGCGGCGCGCGTCCACGCCGATGCCGGGACCGAGGCGATCGTCGACCGCGAGGCCCACGTCGTCCGATGGGAGGTGGGCGGTCTCGCCCGCCACGCCAGCCTCCAGACCCGTACCGTCGACGCCGAGCGTGGCGTCCCGACGCCCGAGCAGATTCACGCCACCTGCCATGCCGCCGACCTCCACCGCCCCGGCACCGGCCTCCTCTGTCTGGAGAACACGCACAACGCTCGCGGGGGCGTCGCCGTCCCGGTCGATCGGATTCGGGCGGCCGCTGACGCCGCACACGACCACGGCGTGCCCGTCCATCTCGACGGCGCGCGCCTGTTCAACGCCTGCGTCGCCCTCGATGCCGACCCCGCGGAGATGGTCGCCCCCGTCGACTCCGTCCTCTTCTGTCTCTCGAAGGGACTGGGCGCGCCGGTCGGGTCGATGCTCGCCGGCAGCGAGAAGTTCGTCGCCGAGGCCCGCCGGATGCGCAAACTCCACGGCGGCGGGATGCGACAGGCGGGGATTATCGCCGCACCCGGCCTCCTCGCGCTGAAAAACCGCGACCGCCTCGCAGTCGACCACGAGAACGCGGAGCGGCTCGCCGCCGGACTCGACGCCCTCGACGGCGTCTCGGCGCCCACGCCGGAGACGAACATCGTCGTCGCCGACGTGAGCGGGACCGACCGCGACGCCGCGGGATTCGTCGATGCCTGCACCGACCGCGACGTGGGCGCGGTCCCCGTCGGCGACGCGACGGTCCGGTTCTGTACGCACCTCGACGTGGGCCGGGAAGACGTGGATCGGGCGCTAGAGCGGATCGAAGCCGCCGTCTACAGCTCGGGTTCGACGTAG
- a CDS encoding GYD domain-containing protein yields the protein MPTFISLVNYTGEGVQHMDESPDRLDAARNVVESMGGELREFYLTMGQYDAVVIMEMPDAETATQAGITISGAGAVRTETLRAFPEDEYRELIDGLP from the coding sequence ATGCCGACGTTCATCAGTCTCGTGAACTACACGGGGGAGGGCGTACAGCACATGGACGAAAGTCCCGACCGACTCGACGCCGCGCGGAATGTGGTCGAGTCGATGGGCGGAGAACTTCGGGAGTTCTACCTCACGATGGGGCAGTACGACGCCGTCGTGATCATGGAGATGCCCGACGCGGAGACGGCGACGCAGGCCGGCATCACCATCTCCGGCGCGGGCGCGGTCAGGACCGAGACGTTGCGGGCGTTCCCGGAAGACGAGTACCGCGAGTTGATCGACGGCCTGCCCTGA
- a CDS encoding aminopeptidase — translation MDPRIRTHAEIIVDHSTRIESGDNVVISMPAVAEDLAVALHEVIGDRGASPVYLNNSERAARAYLRASDDDAFETPSHQLALFEEADAFVIARGGENVSEQSDVTPETNAAYRRAMRPVLDERLGKRWCLTQYPSSGHAQLAAMSTEAYENFVWDAVTLDWDEQREHQAQMVEILDGADEVRIKSGDDTDVTMSVAGNPTLNDYGEHNLPGGEVFTAPVKESVEGYVHFDMPLYRKGKEIEGARLRFEDGKVVGHSADRNEDVLTGILETDEGARYLGELGIGMNRSIDQFTYNMLFDEKMGDTVHMAVGNAYADTVGEENERNESAEHVDMIVDMSEDSVIEVDGEVVQRNGTFVFEDGFE, via the coding sequence ATGGACCCGCGCATTCGTACACACGCGGAGATTATCGTCGATCACTCGACGCGCATCGAATCGGGCGACAACGTCGTCATCAGCATGCCGGCAGTCGCGGAGGATCTCGCGGTCGCTCTCCACGAGGTGATCGGTGATCGGGGCGCCAGTCCCGTCTACCTGAACAACTCCGAGCGGGCAGCGCGGGCGTATCTCCGCGCGAGCGACGACGACGCCTTCGAGACGCCGAGCCACCAGCTCGCCCTGTTCGAGGAGGCGGACGCCTTCGTCATCGCCCGCGGCGGCGAGAACGTCTCCGAGCAAAGCGACGTGACCCCCGAGACCAACGCCGCCTACCGGCGGGCGATGCGCCCCGTCCTCGACGAACGACTGGGCAAGCGCTGGTGTCTCACGCAGTATCCCTCCTCCGGCCACGCCCAGCTCGCGGCGATGAGCACCGAAGCTTACGAGAACTTCGTCTGGGACGCCGTCACGCTCGACTGGGACGAACAGCGCGAACACCAGGCGCAGATGGTGGAGATTCTGGACGGTGCCGACGAGGTGCGGATCAAGAGCGGCGACGACACCGACGTGACGATGTCCGTCGCGGGAAACCCCACGCTGAACGACTACGGCGAGCACAACCTGCCCGGCGGCGAGGTGTTCACCGCGCCGGTCAAGGAGTCGGTCGAGGGCTACGTTCACTTCGATATGCCGCTGTACCGGAAGGGCAAGGAGATCGAGGGCGCCCGCCTCCGGTTCGAGGACGGCAAGGTCGTCGGCCACAGCGCCGATCGGAACGAGGACGTGCTGACGGGCATTCTGGAGACCGACGAGGGTGCGCGCTATCTCGGCGAACTCGGCATCGGGATGAATCGCTCCATCGACCAGTTCACGTACAACATGCTGTTCGACGAGAAGATGGGCGATACGGTCCACATGGCGGTCGGCAACGCCTACGCCGACACGGTCGGTGAGGAAAACGAGCGCAACGAGAGCGCCGAACACGTCGACATGATCGTCGACATGTCCGAGGACTCCGTGATCGAGGTGGACGGCGAGGTCGTTCAGCGCAACGGGACCTTCGTGTTCGAAGACGGGTTCGAATAG
- a CDS encoding L-lactate MFS transporter, translating to MSPTTTKNRWLIAASAMLIHLSIGSVYAYSVYQRPLQASQGWSIGDVTLGFTVAIFTLGMSTALLGRYVERYGPRVSGTAAAVAFAGGTILAGVAVEAGSHVGFVLTYGILAGVGLGLGYISPISTLVKWFPDRRGLATGLAVMGFGAGALVTGPIANYLIQSTSIPTTFYVLGVGYFVAMAAGAAYLEKPPEGWVPAGIDPDAVVETDSHGVVVATDLEQRTASEAIRTPQFYLVWLIIFINVSAGIMLLSVASNMTQAITGASAGVAATVVGLIGLFNGTGRIVWSSLSDYLGRTTTYAAFFGIQIVAFLALPRITAVPLFAGVLFLVITCYGGGFACLPAYLADLFGTQELGAIHGYTLTAWSMAGVAGPTLVARIVELTGSYELAFYVVAGALCVGLGCVGVLRWRMGVIRQAQLRGTPHGVELSGPDSR from the coding sequence ATGTCCCCCACGACCACGAAAAATCGGTGGCTCATCGCCGCGTCGGCGATGCTGATCCACCTCTCTATCGGCTCGGTGTACGCGTACAGCGTCTACCAGCGCCCACTTCAGGCGTCTCAGGGGTGGAGCATCGGCGACGTGACGCTCGGATTCACCGTCGCCATCTTCACGCTGGGGATGTCGACGGCGCTCTTGGGACGGTACGTGGAGCGCTACGGACCGCGGGTGTCGGGGACCGCCGCGGCCGTCGCGTTCGCCGGCGGAACGATCCTCGCCGGCGTCGCCGTCGAGGCCGGCAGCCACGTGGGGTTCGTGCTGACCTACGGCATCCTCGCCGGCGTCGGTCTCGGGCTAGGCTACATCAGCCCCATCTCGACACTGGTGAAGTGGTTCCCCGACCGACGGGGGCTGGCGACGGGGCTAGCGGTGATGGGCTTCGGCGCCGGCGCGCTGGTGACCGGACCGATCGCGAACTACCTGATTCAGTCGACGAGCATCCCGACGACGTTCTACGTCCTCGGCGTCGGCTACTTCGTGGCGATGGCGGCCGGGGCGGCGTATCTGGAGAAGCCACCGGAGGGGTGGGTGCCCGCGGGCATCGACCCGGACGCGGTGGTCGAGACGGACAGTCACGGCGTGGTCGTCGCCACCGACCTGGAACAGCGAACGGCGAGCGAGGCGATCCGGACGCCGCAGTTCTATCTCGTCTGGCTGATCATCTTCATCAACGTCTCCGCGGGAATCATGCTCCTGTCGGTGGCGTCGAACATGACGCAGGCGATCACGGGGGCGAGCGCTGGCGTCGCGGCCACCGTGGTGGGGTTGATCGGCCTGTTCAACGGCACGGGGCGTATCGTCTGGTCCAGCCTGTCGGACTACCTCGGTCGTACCACCACCTACGCCGCCTTCTTCGGCATCCAGATCGTTGCCTTCCTCGCGCTCCCGCGGATCACGGCCGTCCCGCTGTTCGCGGGCGTGTTGTTCCTCGTGATCACGTGCTACGGCGGCGGCTTCGCCTGCCTCCCGGCGTATCTCGCTGACCTGTTCGGCACGCAGGAACTGGGCGCGATCCACGGCTACACGCTCACGGCGTGGTCCATGGCGGGCGTCGCGGGGCCGACGCTGGTGGCCCGCATCGTCGAACTGACCGGGAGCTACGAACTCGCGTTCTACGTCGTCGCGGGCGCGCTGTGTGTGGGGCTTGGCTGTGTCGGGGTGCTCCGCTGGCGGATGGGCGTGATCCGGCAGGCACAGCTCCGCGGGACGCCTCACGGGGTGGAGCTCTCGGGCCCTGACTCGCGCTAG
- a CDS encoding AzlD family protein produces MTRDPLALAPLTVGVVLAMAVATYLTKAGGLWVLGRVDLPDRAERALDALPGAVVVSILAPAVVTADPPTWLAAGVVVIAARRTGRVLVALLFGVGAILLFRGVL; encoded by the coding sequence GTGACGCGTGATCCACTCGCCCTCGCGCCGCTCACCGTCGGCGTCGTCCTCGCCATGGCCGTCGCCACCTACCTGACGAAGGCCGGCGGCCTCTGGGTGCTCGGTCGTGTCGACCTCCCCGACCGAGCCGAACGCGCACTCGACGCCCTGCCCGGCGCCGTCGTCGTCTCCATCCTCGCGCCGGCCGTCGTCACCGCCGACCCGCCGACGTGGCTCGCGGCCGGGGTCGTGGTGATCGCCGCTCGTCGGACCGGCCGCGTCCTCGTGGCGCTCCTTTTCGGCGTTGGCGCGATCCTGCTCTTTCGAGGCGTGCTCTAG
- a CDS encoding AzlC family ABC transporter permease produces MTAAPTDDAPDVQFGWTGLRDGYLRCVPVALGVAGYGVVFGVLAREAGLSVAEATLMSATVLAGAAQLIAVELWADPVPVATVVGTVLVVNLRYVLMGAALRPWFRRLSPRQAYASVFFTADENWALTMGELRSGSRQGAFLLGSGLAIWSFWVAATVVGATAGGVVGDPARYGLDFALTAVFLTIAVDLWEGPSTAVPWGTAAVVAVLTEALLPGRWYVLCGALAGALTVVIRRDA; encoded by the coding sequence GTGACAGCCGCCCCCACCGACGACGCCCCCGACGTGCAGTTCGGCTGGACGGGTCTCCGTGACGGCTATCTCCGCTGTGTCCCCGTCGCACTTGGCGTCGCCGGCTACGGTGTCGTCTTTGGCGTCCTCGCCCGCGAGGCCGGTCTCAGCGTGGCGGAAGCGACGTTGATGAGCGCGACGGTGCTCGCCGGTGCCGCCCAGTTGATCGCCGTGGAACTGTGGGCCGACCCCGTGCCCGTCGCGACTGTCGTCGGCACGGTACTCGTCGTGAACCTCCGGTACGTGCTGATGGGGGCCGCGCTCAGACCGTGGTTTCGTCGCCTCTCACCCCGACAGGCGTACGCGAGCGTCTTCTTCACCGCCGACGAGAACTGGGCGCTGACGATGGGAGAACTCCGTTCGGGAAGTCGGCAAGGAGCATTCCTCCTCGGTTCGGGCCTCGCCATCTGGTCGTTCTGGGTGGCCGCGACAGTCGTCGGTGCGACGGCCGGGGGCGTCGTCGGCGACCCGGCGCGCTACGGCCTCGATTTCGCACTTACTGCCGTGTTCCTCACTATCGCGGTCGACCTCTGGGAGGGCCCGTCGACGGCCGTCCCCTGGGGAACCGCCGCAGTCGTCGCTGTCCTGACCGAGGCGCTTCTCCCCGGTCGGTGGTACGTCCTCTGTGGCGCACTCGCGGGGGCGCTGACGGTGGTGATCCGGCGTGACGCGTGA
- a CDS encoding ArsR/SmtB family transcription factor, which produces MAIPDWTWGDAPATDALTGRPSPSTSPPVDPLAETLSTLSHPARLEILFALVRADGPLDYTSLRAATSVADKGQFNYHLRQLRGRFVADRDDGYVPTTAGRSAVRTLSADDHLRDD; this is translated from the coding sequence ATGGCGATTCCCGACTGGACGTGGGGTGACGCGCCGGCAACCGACGCGCTGACCGGGCGGCCGTCGCCGTCCACGTCTCCTCCCGTCGACCCCCTCGCCGAGACGCTCTCGACGCTCTCGCACCCCGCTCGCCTCGAAATCCTGTTCGCGCTCGTCCGGGCGGACGGTCCCCTCGATTACACGTCGCTTCGCGCGGCCACCTCGGTTGCGGACAAGGGACAGTTCAACTACCACCTGCGCCAACTGCGGGGGCGGTTCGTCGCCGACCGTGACGACGGGTACGTGCCGACGACTGCCGGCCGGTCGGCCGTCAGGACGCTCTCGGCGGACGACCACCTCCGCGACGACTGA
- the lrp gene encoding HTH-type transcriptional regulator Lrp: MTYENLDAKLINALLGDGRASLRSLAEELDVSVTTVSNHLRDLEEEGVIEGYTPRVNYGALGYDVTAILQLKVEGSALPDITDRLQEQKQMVSVYEVTGDYDVIAIGKFVDTDGMNEQIKTLLTDADIRESNTSVVLNAVVENKQFDLDIDDE; encoded by the coding sequence ATGACGTACGAAAATCTCGACGCCAAGCTGATCAACGCACTCCTCGGTGACGGTCGAGCGAGCCTGCGCAGCCTCGCCGAAGAGCTCGACGTCTCCGTCACCACCGTCTCCAACCACCTGCGCGATCTGGAGGAGGAGGGCGTCATCGAGGGGTACACGCCACGCGTCAACTACGGCGCGCTCGGCTACGACGTGACGGCTATTCTCCAACTGAAGGTGGAGGGGAGCGCCCTGCCCGACATCACCGACCGCCTGCAGGAGCAGAAACAGATGGTCAGCGTCTACGAGGTCACCGGCGACTACGACGTGATCGCCATCGGGAAGTTCGTCGATACCGACGGCATGAACGAGCAGATCAAGACGCTCCTGACCGACGCCGACATCCGCGAGTCCAACACGAGCGTCGTCCTCAACGCCGTCGTCGAGAACAAGCAGTTCGACCTCGACATCGACGACGAGTGA
- the glnA gene encoding type I glutamate--ammonia ligase, with translation MTDENTATDGGLTATEQDVIDEIDEKNVDFLRLQFTDILGTVKNVSVPATQAEKAFTEGIYFDGSSIDGFVRIQESDMRLDPDPETFAVLPWRNGDSDGGAAARLICDVIDTSTGEPFSGDPRGVLKDAIARAEEMGYNVNMAPEPEFFLFEEDEEGRATTKTNDAGGYFDLAPKDLASDVRRDIIYGLESMGFDIEASHHEVAEGQHEINFTYDDALSTADNVATFRSVVRAIAAEHDLHATFMPKPIARINGSGMHTHISLFTEDGENAFHDDDDEFNLSDTAKSFLAGVLEHAPAITAIANPTVNSYKRLVPGYEAPVYVAWSDRNRSALIRKPAARVPAASRIELRSPDPSCNPYLAFAAMIHAGLEGIEEEMESDDPVRENIYEFDEAKREEYGITTLPSNLGEAVEAFENDETIKSAMGEHVAEKFVEAKSQEFGEYIVEVSDWEIDRYLEKF, from the coding sequence ATGACGGACGAAAACACGGCTACTGACGGCGGTTTGACGGCCACAGAACAGGACGTAATCGACGAGATCGACGAGAAGAACGTCGATTTCCTCCGGCTGCAGTTCACCGACATTCTCGGGACGGTCAAGAACGTCTCGGTGCCGGCGACGCAGGCCGAGAAAGCGTTCACGGAAGGCATCTACTTCGACGGGTCCTCCATCGACGGCTTCGTCCGGATTCAGGAGTCCGACATGCGCCTCGACCCCGACCCGGAGACGTTCGCGGTCCTCCCGTGGCGGAACGGCGACTCGGACGGCGGCGCGGCCGCTCGACTCATCTGTGACGTGATCGACACCTCGACCGGCGAGCCGTTCTCGGGCGACCCGCGTGGCGTCCTCAAGGACGCCATCGCCCGCGCCGAGGAGATGGGCTACAACGTGAACATGGCCCCCGAACCGGAGTTCTTCCTGTTCGAGGAGGACGAAGAGGGCCGCGCGACGACGAAGACGAACGACGCCGGCGGCTACTTCGACCTCGCGCCCAAGGACCTCGCGTCCGACGTACGCCGTGACATCATCTACGGCCTCGAGAGCATGGGCTTCGACATCGAAGCCTCGCACCACGAGGTGGCCGAGGGTCAGCACGAGATCAACTTCACGTACGACGACGCCCTGTCGACGGCCGACAACGTCGCGACCTTCCGCTCGGTCGTCCGGGCCATCGCGGCCGAACACGACCTGCACGCGACGTTCATGCCCAAGCCCATCGCCCGGATCAACGGCTCGGGGATGCATACCCACATCTCGCTGTTCACCGAGGACGGCGAGAACGCCTTCCACGACGACGACGACGAGTTCAACCTGAGCGACACGGCCAAGAGCTTCCTCGCAGGCGTCCTCGAACACGCCCCCGCGATCACGGCCATCGCCAACCCGACGGTCAACAGCTACAAGCGGCTGGTGCCGGGCTACGAGGCTCCCGTCTACGTCGCCTGGTCCGACCGCAACCGCTCGGCGCTCATCCGCAAACCGGCCGCACGCGTCCCGGCGGCCTCGCGGATCGAACTCCGTTCGCCCGACCCGTCGTGTAACCCCTACCTCGCCTTCGCGGCCATGATCCACGCCGGTCTCGAGGGTATCGAAGAAGAGATGGAAAGCGACGACCCGGTTCGTGAGAACATCTACGAGTTCGACGAGGCCAAGCGTGAGGAGTACGGAATCACGACGCTCCCGTCCAACCTCGGTGAAGCCGTCGAAGCCTTCGAGAACGACGAGACGATCAAGAGTGCGATGGGCGAACACGTCGCCGAGAAGTTCGTCGAGGCCAAGTCCCAGGAGTTCGGCGAGTACATCGTCGAAGTCTCCGACTGGGAGATCGACCGCTACCTCGAGAAGTTCTAA
- a CDS encoding phosphatase PAP2 family protein: MSRVVQPVADRGVGETAVVETVPDVVVDLFGLLTHLGDPVTLLVIVAAGYLLADHLDVSRTRMAAAIGFALGGVALTLALKHAFALPRPPGAGTDGFGFPSGHAIGATVVYGSLAGLLADRRPFLTRAAAVLIVVVAASRVVIGVHYLVDVFVGIAVGVGYLALAFRLGPGWAPDRVTADAAGRTFALAVGVALAALAVTVVLDTVIAVAGAIGGWLGWRFAADRIATTTGSTSQLVLSLVVLPAVAVVGSTVVEGDVSLSLAAVLTGGIVAVLMAVPGVAALRSPTESRSSG, translated from the coding sequence ATGTCGCGTGTCGTCCAGCCTGTCGCCGACCGCGGTGTCGGTGAGACGGCAGTCGTCGAGACGGTGCCGGACGTGGTCGTCGACCTGTTCGGCCTCCTCACGCATCTCGGTGACCCGGTGACGCTGCTGGTGATCGTGGCCGCCGGCTACTTGCTGGCCGACCATCTCGACGTGTCCCGGACCCGGATGGCCGCCGCTATCGGCTTCGCACTCGGCGGCGTCGCGCTGACGCTCGCGCTCAAACACGCCTTCGCGCTGCCCCGACCGCCCGGCGCGGGCACCGACGGATTCGGCTTCCCCAGCGGTCACGCCATCGGCGCGACGGTCGTCTACGGCAGTCTGGCGGGCCTGCTGGCCGACCGTCGTCCGTTCCTGACCCGCGCCGCCGCCGTGCTGATCGTCGTCGTCGCCGCGTCCCGGGTCGTCATCGGTGTCCACTACCTCGTCGACGTATTCGTGGGCATCGCCGTCGGCGTCGGCTATCTCGCACTCGCCTTCCGACTCGGCCCCGGGTGGGCCCCCGACCGCGTGACCGCCGACGCCGCTGGCCGGACGTTCGCCCTCGCGGTCGGCGTCGCTCTCGCCGCCCTCGCGGTCACCGTCGTTCTCGACACCGTCATCGCCGTCGCCGGTGCCATCGGCGGGTGGCTCGGCTGGCGGTTCGCCGCCGACCGCATCGCCACTACGACCGGCTCGACGAGTCAACTCGTCCTCTCGCTGGTCGTCCTCCCGGCCGTCGCCGTCGTCGGCAGCACCGTCGTCGAGGGCGACGTCTCCCTCTCGCTCGCCGCCGTCCTCACTGGCGGCATCGTCGCGGTACTGATGGCCGTTCCCGGGGTGGCGGCGCTTCGCTCCCCGACGGAGTCACGGTCGTCCGGCTGA
- a CDS encoding YihY/virulence factor BrkB family protein, whose translation MSARSRLALARIVVREVRARDATLLAASIAYYAFVSLLPLLVLTTVVATVVGGPALRTAVLDLAGRYLLPVGQGVVGEALANTTGRGGVTLVGLALLLWSSLKLFRGIDTAFARIYGTEPRGFLGSVRIGVTVLAAVGAGSFGGILLVGVVALLRTPVAILAPLLFFGVLVGALFPVYYLTPTTDLSIREALPGTLLCAAGWTAFGTAFALYAAIATTSGQFALYGVLGAILLLVTWFYLAGLVLIVGAILNAVRTDRIVDRDRQVQHPPDRDDVTTAMTGDDTDPSPAPDIEDLADRLDEVRTDLDDFEADVEERTVDRPDLESELKAYVRGRMRRGHARGWGPYLVLLYGTIMTLGAFYFFSSDLLAIVAMIVIFLSTLGLYVLFVLAGFGFSLLEKPGQALDAVRRFRR comes from the coding sequence GTGTCCGCACGTTCACGGCTCGCTCTCGCCCGGATCGTCGTTCGCGAGGTTCGGGCGCGGGACGCCACCCTTCTGGCCGCCAGCATCGCCTACTACGCGTTCGTCTCCCTGCTTCCACTGCTCGTCCTGACGACCGTCGTCGCCACCGTCGTCGGGGGGCCGGCGCTCCGGACGGCCGTCCTCGATCTCGCCGGCCGGTACCTGCTCCCCGTGGGGCAGGGGGTCGTCGGCGAGGCGCTGGCGAACACCACCGGGCGGGGCGGTGTCACACTCGTCGGCCTCGCCCTCCTGCTCTGGAGTTCGCTCAAACTCTTCCGCGGGATCGACACCGCCTTCGCCCGCATCTACGGCACCGAGCCCCGCGGTTTCCTCGGGAGCGTCCGCATCGGGGTGACGGTCCTCGCCGCCGTCGGCGCCGGATCGTTCGGCGGCATCCTCCTCGTCGGCGTCGTCGCCCTCCTCCGAACCCCAGTCGCCATCCTCGCGCCCTTGCTCTTCTTCGGCGTCCTCGTCGGCGCCCTCTTCCCGGTGTACTACCTGACGCCCACGACCGACCTCTCGATCCGGGAGGCACTGCCCGGCACCCTGCTCTGTGCCGCCGGGTGGACGGCCTTCGGAACCGCGTTCGCCCTCTACGCGGCTATCGCGACGACGAGCGGTCAGTTCGCGCTCTACGGCGTCCTCGGGGCGATCCTCCTCCTCGTGACGTGGTTCTACCTCGCGGGGCTGGTCCTGATCGTCGGCGCGATCCTCAACGCCGTCCGCACCGATCGCATCGTCGACCGGGATCGGCAGGTACAACACCCGCCGGACCGAGACGACGTGACGACGGCAATGACCGGCGACGATACGGACCCATCCCCGGCACCGGACATCGAGGACCTCGCCGACCGTCTCGACGAGGTCCGCACCGACCTCGACGACTTCGAGGCCGACGTCGAGGAGCGGACGGTCGACCGGCCGGATCTGGAGTCGGAGTTGAAAGCCTACGTCCGCGGGCGGATGCGCCGCGGTCACGCCCGTGGCTGGGGACCCTATCTCGTCCTCCTCTACGGGACGATCATGACGCTCGGCGCCTTCTACTTCTTCTCCAGCGACCTGCTCGCCATCGTCGCCATGATCGTGATCTTCCTCTCGACGCTCGGCCTGTACGTCCTCTTCGTCCTCGCCGGGTTCGGCTTCTCCCTGCTCGAAAAACCCGGGCAGGCGCTCGACGCGGTTCGGCGGTTCCGGCGCTGA
- a CDS encoding class I SAM-dependent methyltransferase, producing the protein MSVQAEFDRWAAAGKDRGMEERHWHTAKHALARMPVEAGETVLDLGTGSGYALRALRETRDVGHSVGLDASGEMVHNARSYTDDDLLDFLRGDFQHLPFRDDSVDHVWSMEAFYYAREPITVLREIRRILRPGGTFFCAVNFFEESEHTHHWQEQVGVDMQLWDRQQYREAFREAGLHVAEQDTIPDREIEIPPADAFPTEDWERREDMVDRYRTWGTLLTVGVAP; encoded by the coding sequence ATGAGCGTACAAGCCGAATTCGATCGGTGGGCGGCGGCCGGGAAAGATCGAGGCATGGAGGAGCGCCACTGGCACACGGCCAAACACGCGCTCGCCCGGATGCCCGTCGAAGCCGGCGAGACGGTACTCGATCTCGGCACCGGGTCGGGCTACGCGCTCCGCGCGCTCCGCGAGACGCGGGACGTAGGCCACAGCGTCGGCCTCGACGCCTCGGGCGAGATGGTCCACAACGCGCGGTCGTACACCGACGACGATTTGCTCGACTTCCTCCGCGGCGACTTCCAGCATCTCCCCTTCCGGGACGACAGCGTCGACCACGTGTGGTCGATGGAGGCGTTCTACTACGCCCGAGAGCCCATCACGGTCCTCCGGGAAATCCGCCGCATCCTCCGCCCCGGCGGCACGTTCTTCTGCGCGGTGAACTTCTTCGAAGAGAGCGAACACACCCACCACTGGCAGGAGCAAGTCGGCGTCGACATGCAGTTGTGGGACCGTCAGCAGTACCGCGAGGCCTTCCGCGAGGCGGGCCTCCACGTGGCCGAACAGGATACGATTCCCGACCGCGAGATCGAGATTCCGCCGGCTGACGCGTTCCCCACGGAAGACTGGGAGCGCCGCGAGGACATGGTCGACCGCTACCGGACGTGGGGGACGCTCCTGACGGTCGGCGTGGCGCCGTAG